The Panthera tigris isolate Pti1 chromosome F3, P.tigris_Pti1_mat1.1, whole genome shotgun sequence genome includes a window with the following:
- the B3GALT2 gene encoding beta-1,3-galactosyltransferase 2 has protein sequence MLQWRRRHCCFAKMSWNAKRSLFRTHLIGVLSLVFIFAMFLFFNHHDWLPGRAGFKENPVTYTFRGFRSTKSETNHSSLRNIWKETVPQTLRPQTVTNSNNTDLSPQGVTGLENTLSANGSIYNEKGIGHPNSYHFKYIINEPEKCQEKSPFLILLIAAEPGQIEARRAIRQTWGNESLAPGIQITRIFLLGVSIKLNGYLQRAILEESRQYHDIVQQEYLDTYYNLTIKTLMGMNWVATYCPHIPYVMKTDSDMFVNTEYLIHKLLKPDLPPRHNYFTGYLMRGYAPNRNKESKWYMPPDLYPSERYPVFCSGTGYVFSGDLAEKIFKVSLSIRRLHLEDVYVGICLAKLRIDPVPPPNEFVFNHWRVSYSSCKYSHLITSHQFQPSELIKYWNHLQQNKHNACANAAKEKAGRYRHRKLH, from the coding sequence ATGCTTCAGTGGAGGAGAAGACACTGCTGCTTTGCAAAGATGAGCTGGAATGCCAAGAGGTCTCTGTTCCGTACCCATCTTATTGGTGTACTTtctctagtgtttatttttgctatgtttttgtttttcaatcatCATGACTGGCTGCCAGGCAGAGCTGGATTTAAAGAAAACCCTGTAACATACACTTTCCGAGGATTTCGTTCTACAAAAAGTGAGACAAACCACAGCTCTCTCCGGAACATTTGGAAAGAAACAGTCCCTCAAACTCTGAGGCCTCAAACAGTAACTAACTCCAATAACACAGACCTGTCGCCACAGGGAGTTACAGGGCTAGAGAATACACTCAGTGCCAATGGAAGTATTTACAATGAAAAAGGTATCGGACATCCGAATTCATaccatttcaaatatattatcaaTGAACCTGAAAAATGCCAAGAGAAGAGCCCTTTTTTAATACTGCTAATAGCTGCAGAACCTGGACAAATAGAAGCTAGAAGAGCTATTCGGCAAACTTGGGGCAATGAAAGTCTAGCACCTGGTATCCAAATCACAAGAATTTTTTTGCTGGGCGTAAGTATTAAGTTAAATGGCTACCTTCAACGTGCAATACTGGAAGAAAGCAGACAATATCATGATATAGTCCAACAGGAATATTTAGATACATACTACAATTTGACAATTAAAACACTAATGGGCATGAACTGGGTTGCAACGTACTGTCCACATATTCCATATGTTATGAAAACTGACAGTGACATGTTTGTCAACACTGAATATTTAATACATAAGTTACTGAAGCCAGACCTGCCTCCCAGACATAACTACTTCACTGGTTACCTAATGAGAGGATACGCACCCAATCGAAACAAAGAGAGCAAGTGGTACATGCCACCAGACCTCTACCCAAGTGAACGCTACCCTGTCTTCTGTTCTGGGACTGGTTATGTTTTTTCTGGAGATCTGGCAGAGAAGatctttaaagtttctttaagTATCCGTCGTTTGCACTTGGAAGATGTATATGTAGGGATCTGTCTTGCCAAGTTGAGAATTGATCCTGTGCCCCCTCCCAACGAGTTTGTGTTCAATCACTGGCGAGTTTCTTATTCAAGCTGTAAATACAGCCACCTAATTACCTCTCATCAGTTCCAGCCTAGTGAACTGATAAAATACTGGAACCATTTACAACAAAATAAGCACAACGCTTGTGCCAACGCAGCAAAAGAAAAGGCAGGCAGGTATCGCCATCGTAAATTACACtag